A genome region from Triticum aestivum cultivar Chinese Spring chromosome 2B, IWGSC CS RefSeq v2.1, whole genome shotgun sequence includes the following:
- the LOC123044422 gene encoding putative polyol transporter 1 has protein sequence MKMSPERGGAEGKEEGSRMASAALPEAEAVQPRNKGNFKYAFTCALCASMATIVLGYDVGVMSGASLYIKRDLQITDVQLEIMMGILSVYALIGSFLGARTSDWVGRRVTVVFAAAIFTTGSLLMGFAVNYAMLMVGRFVTGIGVGYAIMVAPVYTAEVSPASARGFLTSFTEVFINVGILLGYVSNYAFARLPLHLSWRVMLGIGAVPSALLALMVFGMPESPRWLVMKGRLADARAVLAKTSDTPEEAVERLDQIKAAAGIPRDLDGDVVVMPKTKGGQEKQVWKELIFSPSPAMRRILLAALGIHFFQQATGSDSVVLYSPRVFQSAGITGDNHLLGATCAMGVMKTLFILVATFQLDRVGRRPLLLTSTAGMLACLIGLGTGLTVVGRHPDAKIPWAIGLCIVSILAYVSFFSIGLGPLTSVYTSEVFPLRVRALGFALGASCNRVTSAAVSMSFLSLSKAITIGGSFFLYAGIAALGWVFFFTFIPETRGLPLEEIGKLFGMTDTPVEAEDTATKDKAKVVEMN, from the exons ATGAAAATGTCTCCGGAAAGAGGAGGAGCGGAGGGCAAGGAAGAAGGATCGAGGATGGCTTCTGCTGCGCTCCCGGAGGCGGAGGCAGTCCAGCCAAGGAACAAGGGCAATTTCAAGTACGCCTTCACCTGCGCCCTCTGCGCTTCCATGGCCACCATCGTCCTCGGATACG ACGTTGGGGTGATGAGCGGGGCGTCGCTGTACATCAAGAGGGACCTGCAGATCACGGACGTGCAGCTGGAGATCATGATGGGCATCCTCAGCGTGTACGCGCTCATCGGGTCCTTCCTCGGCGCGAGGACGTCCGACTGGGTCGGCCGCCGCGTCACCGTCGTGTTCGCGGCCGCCATCTTCACCACCGGCTCCTTGCTCATGGGCTTCGCGGTCAACTACGCCATGCTCATGGTCGGCCGCTTCGTCACCGGCATCGGCGTGGGCTACGCCATCATGGTCGCGCCCGTGTACACGGCCGAGGTGTCCCCGGCGTCGGCCCGCGGCTTCCTCACGTCTTTCACCGAGGTGTTCATCAATGTGGGCATCCTCCTTGGCTACGTCTCCAACTACGCCTTCGCGCGCCTCCCGCTCCACCTCAGCTGGCGCGTCATGCTCGGCATCGGCGCCGTCCCGTCCGCCCTGCTCGCGCTcatggtgttcggcatgccggagtCGCCCCGCTGGCTCGTCATGAAAGGACGCCTCGCGGATGCCAGGGCCGTGCTGGCCAAGACCTCCGACACGCCAGAGGAGGCCGTGGAGCGCCTTGACCAGATCAAGGCTGCCGCTGGCATCCCGAGGGACCTTGACGGCGACGTGGTCGTCATGCCTAAGACAAAAGGCGGCCAGGAGAAGCAGGTGTGGAAGGAGCTCATCTTTTCGCCGAGCCCAGCCATGCGGCGCATACTGCTCGCGGCGCTCGGCATCCATTTCTTCCAGCAGGCGACGGGCTCCGACTCGGTCGTGCTCTACAGCCCACGCGTGTTCCAGAGCGCGGGCATCACCGGCGACAACCACCTGCTCGGCGCCACATGCGCCATGGGGGTCATGAAGACGCTCTTCATCCTGGTGGCCACGTTCCAGCTCGACCGCGTCGGCCGGCGGCCGCTGCTGCTGACCAGCACGGCCGGCATGCTCGCCTGTCTCATCGGCCTCGGGACAGGCCTCACCGTCGTGGGTCGGCACCCGGACGCCAAGATCCCCTGGGCCATCGGCCTGTGCATCGTGTCCATCTTGGCATACGTGTCCTTCTTCTCCATCGGCCTCGGCCCCCTCACGAGCGTGTACACCTCGGAGGTCTTCccgctgcgggtgcgcgcgctgggCTTCGCGCTGGGCGCGTCATGCAACCGCGTGACCAGCGCCGCGGTTTCCATGTCCTTCCTGTCCCTGTCCAAGGCCATCACCATCGGCGGCAGCTTCTTCCTGTACGCTGGCATCGCGGCGCTTGGATGGGTTTTCTTCTTTACCTTCATTCCGGAGACGCGTGGCCTGCCGCTGGAGGAGATAGGGAAGCTTTTCGGCATGACGGACACGCCCGTCGAAGCCGAAGACACCGCCACGAAAGACAAGGCGAAAGTAGTGGAGATGAACTAG